Proteins from a single region of Pyrus communis chromosome 6, drPyrComm1.1, whole genome shotgun sequence:
- the LOC137737728 gene encoding cysteine-rich receptor-like protein kinase 2 — protein sequence MKKCNVLVLSQHLLPLKILLLLGMAVGDPRTKTVQIMCGNQREHNTTVFVPNFVSTMENISEQMRTSGFGVAVTGSGPDTNYGLAQCYGDLSLLECVLCYAEARTVLPQCFPYNGGRIFLDGCFMRSENYSFYEEFRGSEDRVECGNTTRKSLAFGDSARQVVKRAVESAPSNRGYARGEVSVSGTANESVYVLADCWRTLDESLCRQCLENASASMLGCLPWSEGRALYTGCFMRYSDTDFLNKEMGNGSSRGTAIVIVVSVVSSLVVLVVGVAIGFYIWKHRYIQKKRRGSYDAEKWAKTLNDSSLNFKYSTIEKATGSFNIVNKLGQGGFGTVYKGVLADGREIAVKRLFFNNRHRAADFYNEINIISSVEHKNLVRLLGCSCSGPESLLVYEYLPNRSLDGFIFDQERAKKLNWERRYEIIVGTAEGLAYLHDNSKTRIIHRDIKASNILLDSRLRAKIADFGLARSFEEDKSHISTAIAGTLGYMAPEYLAHGQLTEKADVYSFGVLILEIITGRQNNRSKTAEYSDGIVTMTWKHFQAGTVEELYDPNLMLQNCHDNVKDEIFRVVQIGLLCTQESSSLRPTMSKALQMLTKKELHLPAPTNPPFIDEKTMELNDHGDDQCYPLNADGASSVASVSHSSFYPR from the exons atgaagaaatgcaACGTTTTAGTTCTTTCCCAACATTTGCTTCCGCTGAAGATCCTGCTGTTACTAGGAATGGCTGTCGGAGATCCAAGAACGAAGACGGTCCAAATAATGTGCGGCAACCAACGTGAGCACAACACAACCGTGTTTGTTCCGAATTTTGTCAGCACGATGGAAAACATCAGTGAACAAATGCGAACTTCCGGCTTTGGAGTGGCAGTCACCGGTTCAGGCCCCGACACCAACTACGGCCTAGCTCAATGCTATGGAGACCTTTCTCTTCTGGAGTGTGTGCTATGCTATGCCGAGGCGCGTACAGTGCTTCCCCAATGTTTTCCTTACAATGGGGGTCGGATTTTTCTCGACGGTTGCTTCATGAGGTCCGAAAACTATAGCTTTTACGAGGAGTTTAGAGGATCGGAAGATAGGGTTGAGTGTGGGAACACGACGAGGAAGAGTTTGGCGTTTGGAGACTCGGCAAGGCAGGTTGTGAAGCGTGCGGTTGAGTCTGCGCCAAGCAACCGAGGATACGCAAGGGGTGAGGTGAGTGTGAGTGGGACGGCAAACGAGTCAGTTTATGTGTTGGCTGATTGCTGGAGAACTTTGGATGAGAGCTTGTGCAGACAGTGTTTGGAAAATGCATCTGCATCAATGTTGGGATGCTTGCCTTGGTCCGAGGGGCGAGCGTTGTACACCGGGTGCTTCATGAGGTATTCAGACACAGATTTTCTCAACAAGGAAATGGGAAATGGAAGCTCCAGAG GTACCGCAATTGTCATAGTAGTTTCAGTTGTCAGCTCCTTGGTAGTTTTGGTAGTTGGAGTAGCCATTGGATTTTATATCTGGAAGCACAGATatatacaaaagaaaagaagag GATCATATGATGCAGAGAAGTGGGCGAAAACCCTAAACGACAGTAGCTTAAACTTCAAGTACTCAACAATTGAAAAGGCCACGGGGTCTTTTAACATTGTCAACAAGCTTGGACAAGGAGGTTTCGGAACTGTTTATAAG GGAGTTCTGGCTGATGGGAGAGAGATTGCTGTGAAGAGGCTTTTCTTCAACAACAGACACAGAGCAGCAGATTTCTACAATGAAATCAACATTATAAGCAGCGTGGAACACAAAAACTTGGTCAGGTTGTTGGGCTGCAGTTGCTCGGGACCTGAAAGCCTTCTCGTCTATGAATACCTACCGAACAGGAGTCTAGACGGCTTCATCTTCG ATCAAGAAAGAGCTAAAAAACTCAACTGGGAGAGGAGATATGAGATCATTGTTGGAACGGCAGAAGGTTTAGCCTACCTTCACGACAACTCAAAAACAAGGATCATTCACAGAGACATAAAAGCGAGCAATATACTTTTGGATTCAAGGCTTCGTGCTAAAATTGCAGATTTTGGTTTGGCCAGGTCTttcgaggaagataagagtcaCATCAGCACAGCAATTGCAGGAACATT GGGATACATGGCTCCAGAATACCTAGCTCATGGCCAGTTGACAGAAAAGGCAGATGTCTACAGCTTCGGAGTGCTTATATTGGAGATCATCACTGGAAGGCAGAACAACAGAAGCAAAACTGCAGAGTACTCAGATGGCATAGTTACAATG ACCTGGAAGCACTTTCAAGCAGGGACTGTAGAAGAACTGTACGACCCAAATTTAATGTTGCAGAATTGCCATGACAATGTTAAGGATGAGATATTCAGAGTGGTTCAGATAGGACTTCTATGCACCCAAGAGAGTTCCTCTTTACGACCAACAATGTCAAAGGCGCTACAGATGCTAACAAAGAAGGAGCTGCACCTTCCTGCGCCCACCAATCCACCTTTTATAGATGAAAAGACCATGGAACTCAATGACCACGGTGACGACCAATGTTACCCTCTAAATGCAGATGGTGCTTCTTCAGTTGCGAGTGTTTCACATAGTTCTTTCTATCCAAGGTGA
- the LOC137737375 gene encoding homeobox protein knotted-1-like 6 yields MEEMYGLQSTADYGDKGFQSTTEYDDRGALMTPENLILPLDYHSLLHSSVAFREHNHHQHQREAMFGSNDIVLYSAASEAASTIIAQREEDVFGAIKTRIASHPTYPRLIHAYIECQKVGAPPEIASFLDEIRRENGLYKKQEDYSCNSSSMSSSTCLGADPELDEFMETYCDILVKYKSDLSRPFDEATSFLSKIETQLTNLCTSSSAHASSSVRTLCDEGGGMSSDEDFSGGGIDVQEAQQGGEDRDLKDRLMRRFGSHLSTLKLEFSKKKKKGKLPKEARQTLLDWWSTHYKWPYPTEADKIALAESTGLDQRQINNWFINQRKRHWRPSENMQFEVMDNLTGPFFTNE; encoded by the exons ATGGAGGAAATGTACGGATTGCAATCAACGGCCGACTATGGGGACAAAGGGTTTCAATCAACGACGGAGTACGATGACAGGGGGGCGTTGATGACGCCGGAGAATCTGATACTGCCGCTGGATTACCACAGCCTTCTGCACTCGTCCGTAGCCTTCCGCGAGCACAATCACCACCAACATCAACGGGAGGCGATGTTCGGATCGAACGACATCGTGTTGTACTCGGCAGCGTCAGAAGCTGCTTCGACGATAATCGCGCAACGCGAGGAGGACGTATTCGGCGCCATCAAAACCAGAATCGCGTCGCATCCGACGTACCCTAGGCTCATTCACGCATACATCGAGTGCCAGAAG GTTGGGGCGCCGCCCGAAATAGCGAGTTTCTTGGACGAAATTCGACGAGAAAACGGCTTGTACAAGAAGCAGGAAGACTACTCATGTAATTCTAGTTCGATGTCGTCCTCCACATGTTTGGGAGCCGATCCCGAGCTCGACGAGTTCATG GAAACCTACTGCGACATTTTGGTGAAGTACAAATCAGATCTATCCAGGCCTTTTGATGAAGCCACCTCTTTTTTGAGCAAGATCGAAACGCAACTCACAAACCTCTGCACTTCATCATCTGCTCATGCCTCTTCCTCCGTTAGAACCCTCTGCg ATGAAGGTGGTGGCATGTCATCGGATGAGGATTTCAGCGGAGGCGGAATAGATGTGCAGGAAGCTCAACAAGGAGGTGAAGATCGAGATCTCAAGGATCGGCTTATGCGTAGGTTTGGCAGTCATCTCAGCACCTTGAAGCTCGAAttctccaagaagaagaaaaaaggaaagctGCCGAAAGAAGCAAGGCAAACGTTACTTGATTGGTGGAGTACGCATTATAAATGGCCCTATCCAACG GAGGCTGATAAGATTGCACTGGCCGAATCGACGGGGCTAGATCAAAGGCAAATTAACAACTGGTTTATTAATCAGCGCAAGCGTCACTGGAGACCATCGGAGAACATGCAGTTTGAGGTGATGGATAATCTTACCGGACCATTCTTTACAAATGAATGA